Proteins encoded in a region of the Bacteroidota bacterium genome:
- a CDS encoding SDR family NAD(P)-dependent oxidoreductase produces the protein MKTILITGATSGFGKAIAFKFAQHGYQLILNGRREERLRHIEIELNEQFGAKVITLPFDIKDKEAAKNAIQSLPHDFKKIDVLVNNAGLAAGLSTIQEGNTDDWDLMIDTNVKGLLYVSRLIMPLMIANGSGHIINISSIAGKEVYPKGNVYCATKFAVDAITKSMRIDMLEHGIKVTSIDPGAAETEFSLVRFQGDAERAQKTYQGYEPLKGEDIADIAFFAATRPAHVVLNDIVVTCLAQANTQNFYKK, from the coding sequence ATGAAAACCATCCTCATTACCGGCGCGACTTCCGGATTTGGAAAGGCAATTGCTTTCAAATTTGCACAGCATGGCTATCAGTTGATTTTGAATGGCCGAAGAGAAGAAAGATTGAGACATATTGAAATCGAATTGAATGAACAATTCGGCGCAAAGGTCATTACACTTCCCTTTGATATTAAGGACAAAGAAGCTGCAAAAAATGCAATTCAATCGCTTCCACATGATTTTAAAAAAATAGATGTCCTAGTCAATAACGCAGGACTGGCAGCCGGACTATCAACTATTCAGGAAGGGAATACTGATGACTGGGATCTGATGATCGATACAAATGTTAAGGGATTACTTTATGTTTCGAGGTTGATCATGCCTTTGATGATAGCAAACGGTAGTGGACATATTATAAACATTAGTTCGATAGCCGGTAAGGAAGTTTATCCAAAGGGCAATGTGTATTGTGCAACCAAATTTGCAGTCGATGCAATCACCAAAAGTATGCGGATCGACATGCTAGAACATGGTATTAAAGTGACTTCAATAGATCCAGGCGCTGCTGAGACAGAATTTTCTCTGGTCAGGTTCCAGGGAGATGCAGAAAGAGCACAAAAGACTTATCAGGGTTACGAACCGTTGAAAGGCGAAGACATTGCAGACATTGCTTTCTTTGCAGCTACCCGACCGGCACATGTAGTTTTGAATGATATTGTAGTGACATGTCTTGCGCAGGCGAATACTCAGAATTTTTATAAAAAATAA
- a CDS encoding amino acid permease — protein MNLFRKKSVSKILEQSAAGENEHGSLSRHLGVKDLTALGIAAIVGAGIFSTIGNASAAGGPGVVLLFIFTAVACGFAAFAYAEFASMVPVSGSAYTYSYVAFGELIAWIIGWALIMEYGIGNITVAISWSDYFTGLLSSAGIHLPEWMTMDFLSASKGHRVAESLMASGKSFENLDAPVKEAFLAWQNSPTLFGLHIVADLPALLIIVLITALVYRGMKESRNAGNAMVIVKVLVVLFVITIGAFYINTDNWHPFLPNGIGGVLKGVSAVFFAYIGFDAISTTAEECKNPQRDLPRGMMWAIIICTILYVAIALVLTGMVNYSELAVGDPLAFVFQRLDMKWISAVIGVSAIVAMASVLLVFQLGQPRIWMSMSRDGLLPKKFATIHPKYKTPSFATIVTGFVVAIPALFMNLTWVTDLCRIGTLFAFVLVCAGVLRLDMIKDSPRGKFKTPYVNAKFIFPILIISAIILSLQFNKENTLNFFRNEPVAVGVDDLMTRLTTSEASMIRQQMLETNSEKFIASGSELDTYLNSLDETTYLATLGNLPIAEEKKFDKGWDVFKHKIPTWIFLISCLYLAFLAFKHNMSLIPVLGLISCLYMMSELGLRNWIGFTIWLAVGLVIYFGFSYKNSKLNLVSSK, from the coding sequence ATGAATCTATTCAGAAAAAAATCTGTTTCCAAAATCCTTGAACAATCTGCTGCAGGAGAAAACGAACATGGTTCTTTATCCAGGCATCTTGGAGTGAAGGATCTAACAGCGCTTGGAATTGCAGCAATAGTCGGTGCCGGAATATTCAGCACAATTGGTAATGCCAGTGCTGCCGGGGGACCGGGTGTTGTATTACTTTTCATCTTTACAGCAGTGGCTTGTGGCTTTGCAGCCTTTGCATATGCAGAGTTTGCATCAATGGTTCCTGTTTCAGGAAGTGCATATACTTACAGCTATGTAGCATTTGGTGAGTTGATCGCCTGGATCATCGGTTGGGCATTGATCATGGAATATGGAATCGGGAATATAACAGTGGCTATATCGTGGTCAGATTATTTTACCGGTTTACTCTCCAGTGCAGGCATCCATTTACCGGAATGGATGACAATGGATTTCTTATCAGCATCCAAAGGACATCGTGTAGCAGAATCTTTAATGGCCAGTGGAAAATCCTTTGAGAATCTGGATGCACCTGTTAAGGAAGCCTTTCTTGCATGGCAAAATTCTCCAACGCTTTTTGGTCTGCATATCGTTGCAGATCTTCCTGCACTCCTGATAATAGTTCTGATCACTGCCTTAGTTTATCGAGGAATGAAAGAATCGCGCAACGCCGGAAATGCAATGGTGATCGTAAAAGTGCTCGTAGTATTATTTGTGATCACAATCGGTGCTTTCTATATTAACACAGACAACTGGCATCCGTTTTTACCAAATGGAATTGGTGGAGTGCTTAAAGGAGTATCTGCGGTATTTTTCGCTTACATTGGATTTGATGCAATCAGTACAACGGCAGAAGAATGCAAAAACCCGCAACGTGACCTTCCTCGCGGCATGATGTGGGCGATTATAATCTGTACAATTTTATATGTAGCAATTGCACTTGTATTAACTGGAATGGTCAACTATAGCGAACTGGCAGTTGGCGATCCGCTTGCATTTGTTTTTCAGCGTCTGGACATGAAATGGATCTCTGCAGTCATTGGTGTGAGTGCAATTGTAGCTATGGCCAGTGTGTTATTGGTTTTTCAATTAGGACAACCAAGAATCTGGATGAGTATGAGTCGTGACGGATTGTTGCCAAAAAAATTCGCAACCATTCATCCAAAATATAAAACACCTTCATTCGCAACGATCGTAACAGGATTTGTAGTTGCTATTCCTGCACTGTTTATGAACCTTACTTGGGTTACAGATCTTTGCAGGATAGGAACACTTTTCGCATTTGTTCTGGTTTGTGCCGGTGTTCTCAGACTCGACATGATCAAAGATTCACCGCGGGGAAAATTCAAAACACCTTATGTGAATGCAAAATTTATATTTCCAATACTGATTATATCTGCCATTATACTTTCACTTCAATTCAATAAAGAGAACACACTCAATTTTTTCAGAAATGAACCTGTTGCAGTCGGAGTTGATGACTTGATGACACGTCTGACAACTTCAGAAGCAAGTATGATCCGTCAACAAATGCTTGAAACAAATTCAGAAAAATTCATTGCATCAGGATCAGAATTGGATACATATTTGAATTCACTTGATGAAACAACTTATCTTGCTACACTTGGAAATCTGCCTATCGCAGAAGAAAAGAAATTCGATAAAGGCTGGGATGTTTTCAAGCACAAAATTCCGACATGGATCTTTCTGATCAGCTGTCTCTATCTTGCATTCCTTGCATTCAAACATAATATGTCACTCATTCCTGTTCTTGGATTAATAAGTTGCCTCTACATGATGAGCGAACTGGGTCTGAGAAACTGGATAGGCTTTACGATCTGGCTTGCTGTGGGACTGGTGATTTATTTTGGGTTTAGTTATAAGAATAGTAAGCTCAATTTAGTGAGTAGTAAGTAG
- the purL gene encoding phosphoribosylformylglycinamidine synthase subunit PurL: MSDVLEQAVTVESAKELGLLPEEFEKIKEFLGRTPNFTELSIYSVMWSEHCSYKNSITWLKTLPKDGPHMLAAAGAENAGLVSIGDGLACCFKIESHNHPSAIEPYQGAATGVGGINRDIFTMGARPIAQLNSLRFGNIDLEKTKWLLRGVVKGIGDYGNAFGVPTVGGELFFDECYNVNPLVNAMSAGIVEEGKTVSATSYGIGNPVFIVGSATGKDGIHGATFASGDLHEDSADDLPSVQVGDPFTEKLLLEASLEVIKTGAVIGMQDMGAAGIICSTSEMSAKGKHGMNIHLDKVPTRQKNMQSWEILLSESQERMLVVVKKGREKEVLSVFDKWDLNCVQIGEVTSGTQLKFYMNTELIANVPADSLVLGGGAPVYEREYSVPAYYYENKRFNIDSLEEPEDLRQVATFLLSHPNIASKKWVSTQYDSMVGTVNMSTNAPSDAAIVNVRGTEKAIALTVDCNSRYVYADPEIGTSIAVAESARNIVCSGGEPSAITNCLNFGNPYNKEVYWQFVQAIKGMGKACRKFHTPVTGGNVSFYNQSSDEGPVFPTPTIGMLGILEDKRNRMTLDFKYAGDYIFMIGESKNDVNSSEYLYSFHNIKKSPAPFFDLDVEYKLQSVIKHLIKKDLIESAHDVSDGGLYITLTESGMPRGLGFSIETDFDVRADAFLFGEAQSRVVVSVHPDKMDNFVDFLASADIEFSNLGMVTEGEILIDEESFGSIAEAKELYDNALAKKMKSEK; the protein is encoded by the coding sequence ATGTCTGACGTACTTGAACAAGCCGTAACTGTTGAATCTGCAAAGGAATTAGGACTTTTGCCTGAAGAATTTGAGAAGATAAAAGAATTTTTAGGCCGCACTCCAAACTTCACTGAACTGAGTATATACAGTGTAATGTGGAGCGAACATTGTTCGTATAAAAATTCAATTACCTGGTTAAAAACACTGCCGAAAGATGGTCCGCATATGCTCGCAGCAGCAGGTGCAGAAAATGCAGGCTTGGTTTCAATTGGCGATGGACTTGCATGCTGTTTCAAGATAGAGTCACACAATCATCCTTCAGCAATTGAACCTTATCAAGGTGCTGCAACCGGAGTTGGTGGTATCAATCGCGATATTTTTACAATGGGTGCGCGCCCGATTGCACAGTTGAATTCTCTGCGTTTCGGAAATATTGATCTTGAAAAAACAAAGTGGTTACTGCGTGGTGTAGTAAAAGGAATTGGCGATTATGGAAATGCCTTTGGTGTTCCTACAGTTGGTGGAGAATTATTTTTTGATGAATGTTATAATGTAAATCCATTAGTCAATGCAATGTCTGCCGGAATCGTAGAAGAAGGCAAGACTGTTTCTGCTACATCCTACGGAATTGGCAATCCTGTTTTCATAGTAGGTTCTGCTACAGGTAAAGATGGAATTCATGGTGCTACATTTGCAAGCGGTGATCTCCACGAAGATTCAGCTGATGATCTGCCTTCTGTTCAGGTTGGTGATCCATTCACAGAGAAATTATTGTTGGAAGCATCACTGGAAGTTATAAAAACCGGTGCAGTCATCGGTATGCAGGATATGGGTGCAGCAGGAATTATTTGCTCCACTTCTGAAATGTCTGCAAAAGGAAAACATGGTATGAATATTCATCTTGACAAAGTTCCAACGCGTCAGAAGAATATGCAGTCGTGGGAAATCCTCTTGAGCGAATCACAGGAAAGAATGCTTGTTGTGGTAAAGAAAGGAAGAGAAAAAGAAGTTCTCAGTGTTTTTGATAAATGGGACCTGAATTGTGTTCAGATCGGTGAAGTAACTTCAGGAACTCAGTTGAAGTTTTATATGAATACAGAATTGATTGCAAATGTTCCTGCAGATTCACTTGTTTTAGGAGGTGGAGCACCGGTTTATGAAAGGGAATATTCTGTACCTGCATATTACTATGAAAATAAACGTTTCAATATCGATTCGCTTGAAGAGCCGGAAGATCTGCGTCAGGTAGCAACTTTCCTTTTGTCGCATCCAAATATTGCTTCTAAAAAGTGGGTATCCACACAATATGATTCAATGGTTGGAACTGTGAACATGAGTACAAATGCACCAAGCGATGCTGCAATTGTAAATGTACGCGGCACAGAAAAAGCAATTGCACTTACGGTTGATTGTAACTCACGTTATGTTTATGCAGATCCTGAAATCGGTACTTCAATTGCTGTAGCAGAATCGGCAAGAAATATAGTTTGCAGCGGGGGTGAGCCATCAGCAATAACCAACTGTCTGAATTTCGGAAATCCTTACAACAAAGAAGTGTACTGGCAATTTGTACAGGCAATCAAAGGTATGGGAAAAGCTTGTCGTAAATTTCATACACCTGTTACAGGAGGAAATGTCAGCTTTTACAATCAGTCATCTGATGAAGGTCCTGTATTCCCGACACCGACTATTGGAATGCTTGGTATCCTTGAAGATAAAAGAAACCGGATGACACTTGATTTTAAATATGCCGGAGATTATATTTTCATGATCGGTGAATCAAAGAATGATGTCAACAGTTCAGAATATCTGTATTCGTTTCACAATATTAAAAAATCACCGGCTCCGTTTTTTGATCTGGATGTAGAATATAAATTGCAGAGTGTCATAAAGCATTTGATCAAAAAAGATCTGATCGAATCTGCGCATGATGTTTCTGATGGTGGTCTGTATATTACGCTTACTGAATCCGGAATGCCACGCGGTTTAGGTTTTTCCATCGAAACTGATTTCGATGTCCGTGCCGATGCTTTCTTATTTGGTGAAGCACAAAGCAGAGTAGTGGTGTCAGTACATCCAGACAAAATGGATAATTTCGTAGACTTCCTTGCCTCAGCCGATATTGAATTCTCAAATCTTGGAATGGTAACCGAAGGCGAGATCCTTATCGATGAAGAATCGTTCGGAAGTATTGCAGAGGCGAAGGAGCTTTATGATAATGCACTTGCGAAAAAAATGAAAAGTGAAAAGTGA
- a CDS encoding T9SS type A sorting domain-containing protein encodes MIACAFTLNSNAQLLNGGFENWTNNGSYSDPDNWYSLNYLTSQFGTLICEEGTPGNPGSKYVKLTSRMVTGIGVMSGTITSGTFDIISGDYVQGFAFTQRPASLTGSWQYSPGLNDQGFAYVMLTKWNPGTQTADLIAINSTGIPPGSVTSWTNFDLPLGYISNETPDTVIISFSSSGSASTPVDGSYLYLDNLAFVGSVSGINTISPQLMVELYPNPASEYIYIVKNSNEKETKFEISSVEGKLVQSGILKNAKTKIELNNLSKGVYFVNVFSESSKTTRRLVVN; translated from the coding sequence TTGATAGCCTGTGCATTCACTCTGAATTCTAATGCACAACTATTGAATGGTGGATTCGAAAACTGGACTAATAACGGCTCTTATTCGGATCCTGATAATTGGTATAGTTTGAATTACCTGACATCACAATTTGGTACTTTGATCTGTGAAGAAGGAACGCCGGGCAATCCGGGTTCGAAATATGTAAAACTCACTTCCAGAATGGTAACCGGTATCGGAGTAATGTCGGGCACGATCACAAGCGGAACCTTTGATATTATTTCCGGTGACTATGTTCAGGGATTTGCCTTCACACAACGTCCTGCCAGTCTCACCGGCAGTTGGCAGTACTCACCTGGTTTGAATGATCAGGGTTTTGCTTATGTGATGCTGACAAAGTGGAATCCGGGAACCCAGACTGCAGATTTAATTGCAATAAATTCTACCGGAATACCTCCCGGAAGTGTGACAAGCTGGACAAATTTTGATTTGCCTTTGGGATATATTTCAAACGAAACCCCTGATACTGTAATAATTTCTTTCTCATCAAGTGGAAGTGCATCTACACCGGTTGATGGCAGCTATTTGTATCTTGACAATCTTGCATTTGTCGGATCTGTTTCAGGAATAAATACTATATCGCCTCAGCTCATGGTTGAATTGTATCCAAATCCTGCTTCAGAGTATATTTACATTGTAAAAAACTCAAATGAAAAGGAAACAAAATTTGAGATCAGTTCTGTTGAAGGCAAACTAGTTCAATCCGGAATTCTGAAGAATGCAAAAACAAAAATAGAATTGAACAACCTTTCGAAGGGGGTTTATTTTGTAAATGTTTTTAGCGAAAGTTCAAAAACTACCAGAAGACTTGTTGTTAACTAA
- a CDS encoding heavy-metal-associated domain-containing protein, producing the protein MALLLILQCLFLPKAITAQYTSARIGVNGLTCSACTRSVEMSIRKLPFIENVEMNLENTDGILKFKKGQEVDIFKIAQAVVDAGFSVRFLNADYTFSNTNITDRKYNENGYSFYFVRKTPLKKDNTLRFIGPAFQTKKEFTKYKAEFPNLDFKDKAVSFCCIGGIVCSVILELVLKSKHNEKFIRTFCF; encoded by the coding sequence TTGGCCCTTCTTCTAATATTACAATGCCTGTTTTTACCAAAAGCAATCACTGCTCAATATACTTCTGCAAGAATTGGGGTGAATGGCCTGACCTGCTCTGCCTGTACAAGAAGCGTGGAAATGAGTATCAGAAAACTTCCTTTCATCGAAAATGTTGAAATGAATCTTGAAAATACTGATGGAATATTGAAATTCAAAAAAGGCCAGGAAGTTGATATTTTTAAAATTGCCCAGGCAGTGGTGGATGCCGGATTTTCTGTCAGGTTTTTAAATGCTGACTATACGTTTTCAAACACAAATATTACCGATCGAAAATATAATGAGAATGGTTATTCATTTTATTTTGTCAGAAAGACTCCATTAAAAAAAGATAATACTTTACGCTTTATCGGACCGGCCTTTCAAACTAAAAAAGAATTCACAAAATATAAAGCTGAATTTCCAAATCTTGACTTCAAAGATAAAGCTGTTTCTTTTTGTTGTATTGGTGGAATAGTTTGTTCTGTCATTTTAGAACTCGTTTTAAAATCAAAGCACAATGAAAAATTCATTAGGACATTTTGTTTCTGA
- a CDS encoding DUF5106 domain-containing protein, translating to MKKPIWIAALFAAICILTSSLSVLGSGYEIKVQIHGLRDSSLYLGNHYGDKQYVRDTIKLDQTGTGTFKGPDSLPGGIYLVILPNKTYFEILVNEQKFEIETDTLDYVEHMKIKGSVENTLFNDHQKYIIAKSKETQQVKARLDSNKDNKDSVEILKAKLTNADKEVKAYWMKIVTDHPNTFMAKVIKTMSEPEVPEPPRDANGVITDSSFQFKYFKSHFFDNVDFSDERLLRSPILQSKIKTYTQQLTVPLPDSLIQAIDTIIIKARANKEVFKYCVATLANFYETSNIMGYDKIFVHIAEKYYLTKEAFWADSALQAKILERVMKIKPNILGVPAYDIHMPDTALKIHKLYDVKAKYTILVFWDPTCSHCKTEIPKLSHYYDSVKVSKNIEVFSVGIESDIELWKKFIRDNKLKWINVSDLYNNTNFRNYYDIYSTPVIYLLDEKKNIIAKRLDTDKVRDFIENEEKKEKAKK from the coding sequence ATGAAAAAACCAATCTGGATTGCAGCGCTTTTTGCAGCTATTTGCATACTTACTTCTTCTCTTTCAGTATTAGGAAGTGGCTATGAAATCAAAGTCCAAATTCATGGCCTGAGAGATTCCTCTTTATATCTGGGAAATCATTATGGCGATAAACAATATGTCCGAGATACAATAAAACTTGATCAGACCGGAACGGGAACTTTCAAAGGTCCGGATTCACTTCCCGGTGGAATTTATTTAGTGATTCTTCCCAACAAAACTTATTTCGAAATCCTTGTCAACGAACAGAAATTTGAAATCGAAACTGACACGCTTGATTATGTTGAGCACATGAAAATAAAAGGTTCTGTTGAGAATACACTTTTCAATGATCATCAAAAATATATAATTGCCAAATCAAAAGAGACTCAGCAAGTCAAAGCAAGATTAGATTCAAATAAAGATAACAAAGATTCGGTCGAAATACTTAAAGCTAAACTTACCAATGCCGACAAAGAAGTAAAAGCATACTGGATGAAAATTGTTACTGATCATCCGAACACATTCATGGCAAAGGTGATCAAGACTATGTCAGAACCGGAAGTGCCGGAACCACCAAGAGATGCTAATGGTGTAATTACCGATTCATCTTTTCAATTCAAGTATTTCAAATCACATTTCTTCGATAATGTTGACTTCAGTGATGAGCGTTTGTTGCGCAGTCCAATTCTTCAAAGTAAGATCAAAACATATACTCAGCAGCTTACTGTACCTCTGCCTGATTCACTTATTCAGGCGATAGATACAATCATAATCAAAGCGCGCGCTAACAAGGAAGTATTTAAATACTGCGTTGCCACACTTGCAAATTTTTACGAGACTTCCAACATCATGGGTTACGATAAAATTTTCGTACACATAGCAGAAAAATATTATCTGACGAAAGAAGCATTCTGGGCTGACTCAGCGTTACAGGCAAAGATCCTTGAACGTGTAATGAAAATAAAACCTAACATTCTCGGAGTGCCTGCATATGACATTCACATGCCTGACACAGCTTTGAAAATTCACAAGCTTTATGATGTGAAAGCAAAATATACAATTCTCGTTTTCTGGGATCCTACTTGCAGCCATTGCAAGACTGAAATCCCTAAACTTTCACATTATTATGACAGCGTTAAAGTTTCAAAAAATATTGAAGTATTTTCAGTAGGGATAGAATCAGATATTGAATTATGGAAAAAGTTCATTCGCGACAATAAACTAAAATGGATAAATGTTTCCGATCTTTACAACAATACGAATTTCAGAAACTACTACGACATCTACTCTACTCCTGTAATTTATTTACTTGATGAGAAAAAGAACATCATAGCAAAAAGGCTCGATACTGATAAAGTCCGCGACTTCATTGAAAATGAAGAGAAGAAAGAAAAGGCGAAAAAATAA
- the yidC gene encoding membrane protein insertase YidC, with product MVIPDSTTEISDSVKVELEKQKFGDFASASQGVEQILTLENNLVKVSLSSKGGKIKSVQLKDYKTWDGRPLYLMNNDSNVFNLSLSAQNRIINTEELYFTASGTAGSKNSVNLRLPAGDKKYIEFAYSLPENSYMVNYQVNVVGLEDVIAQNSSFINVDWKDIVTQQEKSITNERAATSIHYRFTDEEVDYISETKNEKKDLKTRVQWIAFKQQFFSAVLISDQSGFESPTVETKSDENSKQIVKEMTAAFSLPYDRKPVQTYNMQFYFGPNNYQDLKKIDNLHLEKLIPLGWGIFGWVNRFLVIPTFHFLDGFNMNYGLIILILTILVRIIILPLTYGSFKSQAKMKVLSPEMAEINEKFGSDPMKKQQETMALYRKAGVNPLGGCIPGLLQLPILIAMFRFFPSSIELRQQSFLWAHDLSTYDSILDLPFHIPAYGSHVSLFTLLMTVSTIIYTKMNMQMTAATNPQMKWMMYLMPILFLGFFNNYSAGLSYYYFLSNVIGFGQQYLFKAFLDEDKIHAQIQENKKKPVKKSGFQARLEQMAKERNAQVGKRK from the coding sequence ATCGTAATTCCGGATTCTACGACAGAAATTTCTGATTCTGTAAAAGTTGAATTAGAAAAACAAAAATTCGGAGATTTCGCTTCTGCATCTCAGGGTGTTGAACAAATTCTCACTCTTGAAAATAATCTTGTAAAAGTTTCTCTTTCTTCAAAAGGTGGAAAGATCAAAAGTGTACAGTTAAAGGATTACAAGACCTGGGATGGTCGTCCACTTTATCTGATGAATAACGATTCAAATGTTTTTAATCTGAGTTTATCAGCACAAAACAGAATCATTAATACAGAAGAACTTTACTTTACAGCATCAGGTACTGCAGGTTCAAAAAATTCTGTGAATCTTCGTCTTCCTGCAGGCGATAAAAAATACATTGAGTTCGCATATTCTCTTCCTGAGAATTCTTACATGGTAAATTACCAGGTAAATGTTGTAGGGCTTGAAGATGTGATCGCTCAGAACTCTTCATTTATTAATGTTGACTGGAAAGACATCGTTACACAGCAGGAAAAAAGTATAACTAACGAACGTGCTGCAACTTCAATACATTATCGTTTCACTGATGAAGAAGTAGATTATATTTCCGAAACAAAGAATGAAAAAAAGGATCTTAAAACTAGAGTTCAGTGGATAGCTTTTAAACAGCAATTCTTTTCTGCAGTTCTGATCTCTGATCAGAGTGGATTTGAATCGCCTACCGTTGAAACAAAATCGGATGAAAATTCAAAACAGATCGTAAAGGAAATGACGGCTGCTTTTTCGCTTCCGTATGACAGAAAACCTGTTCAGACGTATAACATGCAATTTTACTTCGGACCGAATAATTATCAGGACCTGAAGAAAATTGATAATTTACATCTGGAGAAACTTATTCCATTAGGCTGGGGAATTTTTGGATGGGTGAATAGATTTCTTGTTATTCCTACCTTCCATTTTCTTGACGGCTTTAATATGAATTACGGATTAATCATCCTGATTCTGACAATACTGGTGAGAATTATAATTCTTCCTCTAACCTATGGCTCATTCAAGTCGCAGGCGAAAATGAAAGTGCTCTCTCCTGAAATGGCTGAGATCAATGAAAAGTTCGGAAGTGATCCAATGAAGAAACAACAAGAGACAATGGCTCTTTACAGAAAGGCCGGCGTGAATCCTCTTGGTGGTTGTATTCCCGGGCTTTTACAATTACCGATCCTTATCGCTATGTTCCGGTTCTTCCCTTCTTCGATTGAACTACGACAGCAGAGTTTCCTTTGGGCCCATGACCTTTCAACATACGATTCAATTCTTGATCTGCCATTCCACATTCCTGCCTACGGTAGTCATGTGAGTTTGTTTACTCTGTTAATGACTGTCTCAACGATCATCTACACAAAGATGAACATGCAGATGACAGCAGCAACAAACCCGCAGATGAAATGGATGATGTATCTGATGCCGATCTTATTCCTGGGCTTCTTTAATAATTATTCTGCCGGATTGAGTTACTATTATTTCCTGAGTAACGTAATTGGGTTTGGTCAGCAATATCTTTTCAAGGCTTTCCTTGATGAAGATAAGATCCATGCACAGATTCAGGAGAATAAGAAAAAACCGGTAAAAAAATCAGGTTTCCAGGCCAGACTGGAGCAAATGGCTAAAGAGCGAAATGCACAGGTTGGAAAACGGAAGTAA